Proteins from a genomic interval of Nematostella vectensis chromosome 5, jaNemVect1.1, whole genome shotgun sequence:
- the LOC116619209 gene encoding uncharacterized protein LOC116619209 isoform X2: MRVAALAVLLLVIVPVSQAFFWSRRRRRRSPPPCVAKNCVVSSWGAYSDCSHQCGNSGTRTRTRRVTEPQKYGGKCPFHLSETIACNRNACKNGGTPISGRCKCRAGYEGTCCEKDVNECLRNPCQHTCTNTYGSYTCSCNACYTKVGTQCDLRQCLISGRCYSYGNVNPSNPCQDCQSRQKMGWTNNNALRCNDGNACTRADHCSNGRCVGTPFTCLPCESCVADTCRVKPGFCTIVEGGVKKCFSNKVVRPGHPCQECNSANPHQWTNNNALPCSDNNVQTKNDRCSNGACMGTPYSCLPCESHDGRGCPLKSGYCIIQHGGTRACFANQQLKPGNPCQWCNPTGSTSAWSNRNGVSCNDGNACTRADTCRNGICTSTPFTCNSHCQKCNGNSCSQKPGFGYVAGKCTCKIAGKDFNHQAINPANQCQWCDLYDAATKPSGAWTNRPTVTCDDKNACTKQDKCANGICSGVAYTCQSSYPSSSCVRTSVCNGDGTCRDIYRAAATICRAAKDGCDQPEKCNGRLGACPAAHTDPITIKTGSVQFKDSSFTSGAAFQHSTSALYVSISGFTVSCGVMRLKWYLLDGAAACSTTAAKSGLFPNANPKQTISGLSLQDNKSYKLAIQAIDMRSVTRPLVCSSAITIDTTRPSGGWVRDGTSGDASYQSTKDISAVWGGFNSRHGIARYEWQVLYTPFRSSSSSVLQSYTPVGLSTSASKTFGNIVDGSTIKVEVKAFTKAGLFTVRMSNGVVVDTSKPIAGAIFDGASNGIDLKFAKWTNSYKANWGAFSDVHSGIQKYEWSVMRAGSSLITGYSNTALARSGTISELVLTSGQRYCALVRGYNEAGLFIEATSNCVLIDQDAPRAGTVNDGTGADVSHQSNGSTISANWNGFNDGATGSGIVGYEYKITDKDKNQIIGWTSVGLRTYLAHSGLSLTSGAQYFVTVRARDAVGLTVEATSNGVVVDTSRPVFTGRVLVSGSTSTCSGKPCVYVSSNSTLAVSWTGFSDGHSGINYFLWAVIPDSRPIKNSDFKRIPGAGLPTKASFSGLALVDGSSYRIIIRAVNYAFLQTDASSDLIIPDPSPPRLGQVSDGPTANSDIDYQTSLDFVKATWTIFLEPHTRVKQYYYAIGSCIGGNYHVTGNTFLRLSPPTATALTFKNAKLVNGQTYCTKIKATNMADVFSHEVSSDGFTADITPPYVRNARVIDGKTRKDIDYQDSLTEMSASWEGFVDPESGIKSYEYGISRSRGGTPEILAWRDAGLSTNARATGLTLTDDVYYFIVCAINKAGLRNCMSSDGVLIDHSPPNRGIVNDGRLEPDLRYQSSLTDVAANWEGIWDLESSIETFEWAVKENVTNKVAMDYSDVGLATHVMTERPLSLENGKTYLVHLRYRNQAGTVNEITSNGITIDSTPPLPTQILPGNAAVGDWKYNAADRAYYSPSTSHVFAHWDPFIENESEVWYYKWGIGTSKCGAQVQPLTTIGSTTSANTTQSDQNFKQGVRYYVTVTSRNRANLLSRGCSEALVLDGSPPQAGFVMIGSPDLNRKYVGVDSAEVHWRNFRDEESGIDFCDVFIDGLSDGNKVATVPDAPTGHVLIPRAHLTPSKSYLAIVKCYNKAGLSTKVWSETFIVDDSKPLATGPVLVGVSRDSSKQYQKETDSVTISWTPFSDPESPLADYQVGMGTTAQGDDVISFTNIGLGTKYTKLGLKLFHRNLYYVTVVARNAAGLNTTVEALPLVVDTTPPQGDQRSVYDGDGGDDWEYISLNGTLSAHWEGISDPESGIIRSRYCIGTAPFGCQLKPPTNVGKASSFACPLCRVNPGENIFVTVEATNGAGASASWTSNGVLVDATPPLIGEVTDGDIESDMRTALMEYKLKTSWDGVEDLESGVESCRWSIRDARDKDIFTMDLKGPYKRGKTILSTNETYSSLNFTEGGIYLNAIVCNNGAKLTSVSKSNGFRVVSVWPRPATVRDGSSYIDKDYITSAKLIHANWDNFYSDLRDPVVDYAWAVGTSAGKDDVSHFRSLGLQTHVEGVPVSGDPDVDFLSPGNRYYVTVKATSLSGLSGVGSSDGFTVDITPPTKSIVRVSHRVINQSRNEVQLNVAWDGIEDKESGILESKFCVSKSPDSCQSYALSIGSATSTIVPSFLPVFQVWYYVIVIVQNNALLTTVMTSEKFTIDTTPPSKGDVIDGLTRDIDFTNDTGTMASQWGGFIDTDSGLDNCTWSLVEQSASIDRNSYGNDSDVFEESVSSADRATRNGLSLKPGSRYINRIKCANKDGFTVTSDSDGVVVDVSPPVVGEVIDGHDFSKDIDFVGMVTTVTARWRGFSDPESGIVGYKWALGRSPGHDDVIAFKDVGKVMAATAKNVSLTSGGHYYVTVRATNGAGMTSEGWSNGFIVDTTPPEIMMTNIDKRWLGPGGRLTATWSSRDLQSGVIKSEYCVGKSLGGCQSQPMRELTANATSVTCQDCVLQELGTYYITVRVWNAAGQHNLGTTGPISIDLTPPAAGLVTPDNYVTSCTTHCTLTTTVGAFVDLQSGIASCRFGIRDSAGFVTAFKDFVQGTVARATNVRLIPGQRYYTVVSCVDNAGLRTQAVSDGVLVDVTPPTKGHVIVSPDRTHDVYGVHSNCHLYNSTVRLHWYGFYDKHSSIKNFRVAMGTSTGSNDVLPFIDVGIAASYEFGLGPSVFSGDVVYAVVEAYNGAGLVTRAISPPTRLVSADSQDYLSEGDFKCLGF; encoded by the exons aTGTCAACGAGTGTTTGCGAAATCCCTGTCAGCACACCTGTACGAATACGTACGGAAGCTACACATGTAGTTGCAACGCCTGCTACACTAAAGTAGGGACACAATGTGACCTTAGACAGTGCCTCATAAGTGGGAGATGCTACAGCTATGGAAATGTTAACCCTTCTAACCCTTGCCAG GACTGCCAAAGTAGACAAAAGATGGGTTGGACCAACAACAATGCTCTTCGATGCAACGATGGCAATGCGTGCACTAGAGCAGACCATTGTTCCAATGGGAGATGCGTGGGTACGCCGTTCACGTGCTTGCCATGTGAATCATGCGTGGCCGACACGTGCCGGGTCAAACCGGGATTTTGTACCATTGTCGAGGGCGGCGTCAAGAAGTGTTTCAGTAACAAGGTGGTGCGACCTGGTCATCCATGCCAG GAATGCAACAGTGCCAATCCTCATCAGTGGACAAACAACAACGCACTTCCATGTAGCGACAACAACGTCCAAACAAAGAACGACCGATGTTCCAACGGCGCGTGTATGGGTACGCCCTACTCTTGCTTACCGTGTGAGAGTCATGATGGTCGTGGGTGCCCCCTGAAATCCGGTTACTGCATTATACAGCACGGGGGGACACGCGCATGCTTTGCCAATCAACAACTCAAGCCTGGGAATCCTTGCCAA TGGTGTAACCCAACTGGCAGCACAAGTGCTTGGTCAAACAGAAATGGTGTCTCGTGTAACGATGGCAACGCATGTACACGCGCGGATACGTGCAGGAATGGGATATGCACTAGCACGCCATTCACGTGCAACTCGCACTGTCAGAAATGTAACGGGAACTCGTGCAGCCAGAAACCTGGCTTCGGATATGTCGCTGGGAAATGCACTTGCAAAATAGCAG GCAAAGACTTTAATCACCAAGCTATCAACCCTGCTAACCAATGTCAGTGGTGTGACTTGTATGACGCGGCTACCAAGCCTTCGGGTGCCTGGACGAACCGGCCCACCGTGACTTGTGACGACAAAAATGCTTGCACTAAGCAGGACAAGTGCGCTAATGGGATATGCAGTGGTGTGGCTTATACATGTCAATCATCCTACCCGTCTTCAAGCTGCGTGCGCACGTCAGTCTGTAATGGTGACGGGACTTGTCGGGATATCTATCGCGCTGCTGCCACCATATGTAGAGCGGCCAAGGACGGCTGCGACCAGCCCGAAAA ATGCAATGGCCGACTCGGGGCGTGTCCCGCAGCACACACAGACCCCATCACCATCAAGACCGGAAGTGTCCAGTTTAAGGATAGCAGCTTTACTTCCGGTGCCGCGTTCCAGCATAGTACTAGCGCGTTGTACGTCAGTATTTCCGGGTTTACCGTCAGCTGCGGAGTGATGCGGCTCAAGTGGTACCTTCTTG ATGGAGCTGCCGCTTGCTCTACGACAGCAGCAAAAAGTGGTCTTTTCCCAAACGCCAACCCCAAGCAAACAATCTCAGGTCTATCCTTGCAAGATAACAAAAGCTATAAACTCGCAATCCAAGCCATCGACATGCGCAGCGTGACCAGGCCTTTAGTTTGTAGCAGCGCTATCACCATAGATACAACCAGACCGAGTGGCGGCTGGGTAAGAGACGGAACATCCGGGGATGCTAGTTACCAGTCGACTAAGGATATCTCGGCAGTCTGGGGCGGGTTTAACTCGCGTCACGGTATAGCGCGTTATGAGTGGCAGGTCTTGTATACACCATTTCGTAGTAGTTCTTCGTCTGTTCTCCAATCATACACGCCTGTGGGATTGTCCACTTCTGCATCCAAGACGTTCGGAAATATCGTTGATGGATCAACAATTAAG GTTGAAGTAAAAGCCTTCACAAAAGCCGGCCTTTTCACAGTGCGCATGAGCAATGGCGTCGTCGTCGACACCTCAAAGCCAATCGCTGGTGCCATATTCGACGGAGCAAGTAACGGCATCGATTTGAAGTTTGCCAAATGGACTAATTCTTACAAGGCAAACTGGGGTGCTTTCAGTGACGTCCATAGCGGTATACAAAAGTACGAATGGTCTGTGATGCGAGCAGGGTCTAGTCTCATCACCGGCTACTCCAACACTGCGCTTGCACGATCAGGCACTATAAGCGAACTGGTACTTACTTCCGGTCAGCGGTATTGTGCACTTGTACGAGGGTACAATGAAGCTGGGCTCTTTATAGAAGCGACGTCAAACTGTGTACTGATAGACCAGGATGCTCCGCGCGCTGGGACGGTCAATGATGGAACAGGAGCTGACGTCAGTCATCAGTCAAACGGAAGTACCATCTCGGCCAATTGGAATGGCTTTAATGATGGCGCAACAGGGAGCGGAATCGTAGGGTACGAGTACAAGATCACTGACAAGGATAAGAATCAGATCATTGGTTGGACTTCAGTTGGACTTAGAACATACCTAGCCCATTCTGGGCTTAGTCTCACAAGTGGCGCACAGTATTTTGTAACTGTGCGAGCCAGAGATGCGGTGGGACTAACCGTGGAGGCGACCTCCAACGGGGTCGTAGTCGATACTTCTCGCCCCGTGTTCACTGGTAGAGTTTTGGTCAGTGGCTCAACTAGTACTTGCAGTGGTAAGCCGTGCGTGTACGTTTCGAGTAACTCCACGCTTGCCGTTTCGTGGACGGGGTTTAGTGATGGGCACAGCGGCATCAATTACTTCCTCTGGGCCGTTATTCCTGACTCTAGACCTATCAAGAACTCAGACTTTAAGCGAATCCCAGGTGCTGGTCTACCGACTAAGGCTTCCTTCTCAGGTTTAGCGCTAGTTGACGGGTCTTCGTATCGTATCATCATTCGAGCTGTCAATTATGCATTCCTCCAAACAGACGCGTCATCAGATCTCATCATTCCGGACCCTTCACCTCCTCGTCTTGGGCAAGTATCGGACGGACCGACCGCGAACTCGGATATCGATTACCAAACATCTCTGGACTTTGTCAAAGCGACGTGGACTATCTTCCTTGAACCCCACACGAGGGTTAAGCAGTACTACTACGCCATCGGGAGCTGTATCGGTGGTAATTATCACGTGACAGGGAATACATTCCTCCGACTCTCACCCCCGACTGCAACAGCGTTGACTTTTAAGAACGCCAAGCTCGTTAATGGCCAAACATACTGCACCAAGATCAAGGCCACTAACATGGCAGATGTGTTCAGCCACGAGGTCAGCTCCGATGGCTTCACGGCAGATATTACTCCGCCATATGTCCGGAATGCACGTGTGATAGACGGCAAGACCCGAAAGGATATCGATTATCAAGATAGCTTGACGGAGATGTCGGCGTCATGGGAGGGCTTCGTGGATCCCGAGTCAGGAATTAAGAGTTATGAGTACGGCATCAGTCGGAGTAGGGGCGGAACACCGGAAATCTTAGCATGGCGTGATGCTGGCTTGTCTACCAATGCGCGAGCTACAGGACTTACTTTGACGGACGATGTATACTACTTTATAGTGTGTGCCATCAACAAAGCTGGCCTGAGAAACTGCATGAGTTCAGACGGTGTCCTGATTGATCACTCGCCCCCTAACCGCGGCATTGTCAACGATGGTAGACTGGAGCCTGATCTGCGCTATCAATCGTCACTGACGGATGTCGCAGCTAACTGGGAGGGGATCTGGGACTTGGAAAGCAGTATTGAGACATTCGAATGGGCCGTCAAAGAGAATGTCACCAATAAAGTTGCTATGGATTATTCTGACGTTGGGCTTGCTACCCATGTCATGACTGAGCGACCGCTATCGCTAGAGAACGGCAAGACATACCTTGTTCATTTGAGATACCGTAACCAGGCAGGCACTGTAAACGAGATAACGTCTAATGGAATCACCATAGACAGCACCCCACCCCTACCAACTCAAATACTTCCCGGAAACGCAGCAGTAGGCGACTGGAAGTACAACGCAGCGGACAGGGCGTACTACTCGCCAAGCACATCGCACGTCTTCGCCCATTGGGATCCCTTTATTGAAAATGAGAGCGAGGTCTGGTACTATAAATGGGGGATAGGTACAAGCAAGTGCGGCGCGCAGGTTCAGCCTCTTACTACCATCGGTTCCACAACAAGCGCAAACACAACACAATCTGATCAAAACTTCAAACAGGGTGTGAGGTACTACGTGACAGTCACGTCACGCAATCGTGCTAATCTCTTGTCACGGGGCTGCTCTGAGGCACTCGTATTGGATGGATCTCCCCCGCAAGCAGGTTTTGTCATGATTGGAAGCCCTGACCTTAACCGGAAGTACGTTGGTGTTGACTCGGCGGAAGTGCACTGGAGGAACTTTAGGGACGAGGAAAGTGGAATAGACTTTTGTGATGTATTTATAGACGGATTGTCTGACGGTAACAAGGTGGCTACCGTACCTGACGCGCCAACTGGTCATGTGCTGATACCACGTGCTCATCTCACCCCATCAAAGAGTTACCTTGCAATCGTCAAGTGTTATAACAAGGCCGGCCTGTCTACGAAGGTCTGGTCTGAGACGTTTATTGTGGACGATTCCAAACCGCTAGCGACTGGACCCGTGCTAGTAGGCGTGTCCCGTGACTCTTCCAAACAGTACCAGAAAGAAACGGACTCGGTCACAATATCATGGACTCCATTTTCAGATCCAGAGAGCCCATTGGCCGACTATCAAGTTGGTATGGGAACTACTGCTCAGGGTGATGACGTAATTTCTTTTACAAACATTGGTCTAGGGACCAAGTACACAAAACTTGGCCTGAAGCTCTTCCATCGAAATTTGTACTACGTTACAGTGGTGGCGCGAAACGCCGCTGGACTCAACACTACCGTCGAAGCCCTTCCTCTTGTTGTCGACACAACTCcaccacagggtgaccaaaGAAGTGTTTATGACGGAGATGGTGGAGATGACTGGGAGTACATTTCTTTAAACGGAACTTTGTCCGCACATTGGGAAGGAATCTCAGACCCGGAGAGTGGAATTATTCGAAGTCGATACTGCATCGGAACTGCACCCTTCGGCTGTCAACTCAAGCCCCCGACAAACGTCGGGAAGGCTTCAAGTTTCGCATGTCCTTTATGTCGTGTCAATCCTGGCGAAAATATATTTGTAACAGTTGAGGCAACTAACGGGGCAGGGGCATCCGCTTCTTGGACGTCTAATGGGGTACTAGTGGACGCGACCCCTCCCCTTATCGGCGAAGTTACTGATGGTGATATCGAAAGTGACATGAGGACAGCTTTGATGGAATATAAGCTAAAGACCTCTTGGGACGGAGTGGAAGACCTTGAGAGTGGAGTAGAATCTTGTCGATGGTCAATTCGCGATGCTAGAGATAAAGATATATTTACAATGGATCTGAAAGGACCATACAAACGTGGAAAGACAATTTTGTCAACTAATGAAACATACAGCTCCTTGAACTTTACAGAGGGAGGTATATACTTAAATGCCATCGTGTGTAATAATGgagccaagttgacgagcgtGTCAAAGTCCAATGGGTTTCGTGTCGTCTCGGTGTGGCCCAGGCCAGCAACTGTACGAGATGGGTCGTCCTACATTGACAAGGACTACATCACAAGTGCTAAACTTATACACGCCAACTGGGATAATTTCTACTCTGACTTGCGCGACCCTGTCGTCGACTACGCCTGGGCTGTTGGAACCTCCGCTGGTAAAGACGACGTGTCGCACTTTAGAAGTCTCGGGCTGCAGACTCACGTGGAAGGGGTACCGGTCAGCGGTGATCCTGACGTCGATTTCTTGTCTCCTGGAAATAGGTATTACGTCACAGTAAAAGCGACATCTCTCAGTGGACTGAGCGGTGTTGGCAGTTCGGACGGGTTCACTGTGGACATTACTCCGCCTACCAAATCCATCGTCAGAGTATCTCACCGGGTGATCAATCAGTCCCGGAACGAAGTCCAGCTGAACGTAGCCTGGGACGGAATCGAAGACAAGGAGAGCGGGATCTTGGAGTCCAAATTTTGCGTCAGCAAATCTCCTGACAGCTGTCAATCATATGCCTTGTCAATTGGAAGTGCAACGTCAACAATCGTACCATCATTCCTTCCCGTCTTCCAAGTTTGGTATTACGTCATCGTCATAGTGCAAAATAACGCACTGCTAACGACAGTGATGACGTCAGAGAAATTTACAATCGATACCACACCACCATCAAAGGGTGATGTCATAGATGGGCTTACTAGGGACATCGACTTTACTAATGACACAGGCACAATGGCGTCACAATGGGGAGGCTTTATCGACACTGATTCGGGACTTGATAATTGTACGTGGAGCCTCGTGGAACAATCGGCGTCCATCGATAGGAACTCGTACGGAAACGATAGCGACGTGTTCGAGGAGTCTGTTAGTTCGGCTGATCGGGCGACTAGGAATGGATTAAGTCTAAAGCCAGGATCACGCTACATCAACCGCATCAAATGCGCCAATAAAGACGGTTTCACCGTAACCTCGGATTCAGACGGAGTTGTTGTCGACGTGTCTCCTCCAGTTGTCGGGGAAGTTATTGACGGCCATGACTTTAGCAAGGATATTGATTTCGTTGGCATGGTAACAACGGTAACGGCACGGTGGCGCGGATTCTCAGATCCGGAGAGTGGCATTGTGGGATACAAATGGGCATTAGGGAGGTCCCCTGGccatgatgacgtcatagctTTCAAGGACGTTGGAAAAGTAATGGCGGCGACAGCAAAGAACGTGTCCTTGACTTCGGGAGGGCATTACTACGTCACTGTAAGGGCTACCAATGGCGCGGGCATGACGTCCGAAGGGTGGTCAAATGGGTTCATTGTGGATACCACGCCTCCGGAGATTATGATG ACGAACATCGACAAGAGATGGTTGGGACCTGGTGGGCGTCTTACCGCCACTTGGTCATCACGTGACCTACAAAGTGGTGTGATCAAATCAGAATACTGCGTGGGAAAGAGTCTTGGCGGATGTCAATCTCAGCCAATGAGAGAGCTCACTGCTAACGCCACTAGTGTCACGTGCCAGGACTGTGTTTTGCAAGAGCTCGGAACTTACTACATTACAGTTCGCGTTTGGAACGCCGCTGGCCAGCATAACCTTGGCACCACAGGACCTATCAGCATTGATTTGACTCCACCTGCAGCAGGCCTAGTAACTCCAGACAATTACGTCACTTCGTGTACGACACATTGCACGTTGACCACTACTGTTGGTGCGTTCGTGGACTTGCAGAGCGGAATCGCATCTTGTCGGTTCGGAATCCGAGACAGCGCGGGGTTTGTTACGGCTTTCAAGGATTTCGTCCAAGGAACTGTCGCCCGCGCTACTAACGTAAGGCTCATTCCTGGACAGCGGTATTATACCGTTGTGTCATGCGTAGATAATGCAGGGCTTCGTACACAGGCTGTGTCGGATGGAGTACTCGTTGATGTCACACCACCGACAAAG